A single Candidatus Zixiibacteriota bacterium DNA region contains:
- a CDS encoding DUF3108 domain-containing protein, protein MRRITDSQNSKYLLFSFSFLILVLTGYYRGIKAQEVPVETLSVKDTLQLRDTLSAPQGIDTLGKTPVPVDTLKNEREVPNLSFGVGERLQFKVRWGPIKAGNATMEIPEIIEYHGRKCFRIVSTAESSKFFSAFFKVRDRVESFTDVKGLYSLHFEKHIREGKFQSDKFVDFDQQNHLALTDNDTIPVPPFVQDVLSALYYVRTQPLEIGKSLFVDNHTDKKNYALEVKVLKKERVEVDAGTFDCVVVQPILQAAGVFEQKGTLTVWLTDDQKKMPVLMKSKVMIGSITTELTDYRLGRVGEK, encoded by the coding sequence ATGAGGAGAATAACTGATTCTCAGAACTCAAAATATCTACTGTTTTCATTTTCTTTTTTAATCTTAGTTCTGACTGGGTATTATAGAGGCATAAAGGCTCAGGAAGTCCCGGTAGAGACTTTAAGCGTGAAAGACACTCTTCAGTTGAGAGATACACTTTCTGCTCCACAGGGCATAGATACTCTGGGAAAAACCCCGGTTCCAGTTGACACTTTGAAGAATGAAAGGGAAGTGCCCAACCTTTCTTTTGGAGTCGGTGAGAGGCTGCAGTTTAAGGTCAGATGGGGACCTATCAAGGCGGGTAATGCAACTATGGAAATTCCGGAGATAATAGAATACCATGGAAGAAAATGCTTCAGAATCGTCTCCACAGCCGAGTCAAGCAAATTCTTTTCTGCATTTTTTAAAGTCAGAGATCGTGTGGAATCTTTTACGGATGTGAAGGGACTTTATTCTCTCCATTTTGAAAAGCACATTAGAGAAGGTAAATTCCAGTCAGATAAATTTGTCGATTTTGACCAGCAAAATCATCTAGCTTTAACAGATAATGACACAATTCCTGTACCTCCTTTTGTGCAGGACGTGCTTTCCGCTTTATATTATGTAAGAACTCAGCCTCTGGAGATCGGGAAATCGTTATTTGTGGACAATCATACGGACAAGAAGAATTACGCTTTGGAGGTAAAAGTCTTAAAAAAGGAAAGAGTGGAAGTGGATGCTGGCACTTTTGACTGCGTGGTGGTTCAGCCGATACTTCAGGCAGCAGGGGTCTTTGAACAAAAAGGGACTCTGACTGTCTGGCTGACAGATGATCAAAAGAAGATGCCGGTTTTAATGAAGAGCAAAGTGATGATTGGTTCCATAACCACTGAGCTTACGGATTATCGTCTGGGCAGGGTAGGAGAAAAATAA